The nucleotide window ATTGAAGATTCTTCTGCATCATCAATACAAACATACAAAAGACTTTCAAGTTGGTTAAGGGGCAGGAGTTTGCCTCCTACCCCAACAATTGACTTAGAACCTTTTTTCTATATCATAATTTCGTTAAACCCATGCACAACCTCAAGCTTACTCTTGTCTCTTATAATGAGTATCCAGCCGTCTTGGGTTAGATTCTCTCCTCGCCCCCCGTTCACTGAATAGGCTGTGATGGAGCATCTGTAGCCCGATTTCGATATTCGCTTCACTTTCCCGAATCGAACGTGGTGATAACTCGTCAAAGTCTTGAAGAAGGTCGCATGCATGTACATAAGAACTTCTTCCTCCATTTGAACTCGATTCTGCTCTAGATGGTCAACGTACACGACAATCCATAAGGCTAGAAACAATGTACCTATGATTACAACTGTTCCCACGTCATCCCCCCTTTATAGAGAAACTATTCCGATCCTCCATAAAGGTTGCCGATTTTGCACGGAATGTCATTAAGAATGAGGAACGGAAACCATTCGTCCTGAAATGGGGACACGACGTTCTTCACGTTGAGAAAGAGCAGCAGCTTCATTCACCACAGTAAGCCAATACGCATCTTCAGCCGTAATGGTTGAAGGGCGACGATTTAAGATGGCATCTACCCATTGCTCCATCGGAGTTGGAAGGGCTTGTTGGTCTGTTCCCGTTACCCATTCGTCGTGGCCAAAGGAACGGCTCTTCATCCGAACACAGTCTTGCTCAATCAACACCGTACCTTCCATTCCATACAGTTCTAGCTGAAATGGACTTCCATAAGATACGAAGCTTGTCTCTAGCGTTGCAAGTAGACCAGATTCGTATTCGACAATCGCAGTCGCATGGTCATCTACTCCACGTCCCGTGCGGTCATGTAATCGGCCGAACACACCACTTGGTACACCACCAAAACGATTCGCCAAGTAAATCGGATGTGCTCCTAAATCAATAAAGGCTCCCCCACCACACAATTCTTGGTCGTAGAAAGATTCCGGAAGCCAGCCTGATGGATGCTGGTCAGTGGAAACTGAACCATCATGAGCTACCCGACAGCGAAGCATGGTTAGCTCTCCAAGTAATCCGTCATCAACAGCCTTTTGTGCAGCAACGTAATAGTCAGCTGTGAGGCGCGGTAACGATATCATAAATTCAACCTCGTTATCTTTCACCTCATCCAAGAGCTGCGCTGCCTCTTCAGCCGTAAATGCCAACACCTTCTCAGTGAAAATATGCTTTCCATTTGCTGCAGCAGCTGAAATGAGTGATGGATGTGCATTCGTTGGAGAAGACACAATCACAGCTTCGATGTTGGCATCTTGCAGCACTTGATCAAGGTCTGCAACAAACGGTACGCCTAACTCTTTCGCCCATTCCTTTCCTCGTTGTTCATCTTCATCCCAAATCAGTTCAACGGATAAGTCCGGGTGTTTCAAGGCCTCTTCTGCGTATTCTTGTGCATGCACGTGCCAACCACTTAGTAGCGCTACTCGTATCATCATGAACACCTCATTTATAGAATATGTGGATTATGAATTCAGTTCGAACGAACCATCCCTCTTCATACATTCTCCATCCGCAAACGTTTGTCCTGTTGACCGATAGCATTAAATCACGGCTTATCTATTGATAGGCCTGCGACATAGCGTTCTTATATAAATGGATAAACTGGTGTGCTGCTTCAACCAGCTCCAACCATTGCAACTTACACCTCCCCATCCATAAATCCATTCGTATAGAGATAAAGGGTGGCCAACTTGGCGTTGACCACCCTTTCCTATTATTGATTGCGACGAATAAGTCTCATACTATTTAGAATGACAAGAAGAGCGGCACCCGTATCTGCGATAACAGCCATCCATAGCGTAAGTAGCCCTGGGAATATTAAGAGCAATGCCAATAATTTGGTAAGTAAGCTGAACCACACATTCTGCTTAATAATAGCTAGGGCTTTCTGACTTAGTGATACCGTCTTCGGCAGCATGTCTAAATGGTCTGCCATGAGTACAATATCAGCTGTGTTCATCGCAGTATCAGAACCAGCTCCCCCCATAGCAACACCAATATCCGCTGTTGCAAGTGCCGGAGCATCGTTAATGCCATCTCCAATCATGGCAACTCGCTTCCCACTCTTTTGGAGGTCTTGGATGGCGGTCACTTTATCTTCAGGAAGTAAGGACGCGTAATACGTATCAATACCTGCCTGACTTGCAATCAACCGTGCTGTTCCTTCGTGGTCACCTGTCAACATCACAATTTCTTTATCACCAAGCAACTTCATTTCTTCAATTGACTGAACTGTGGTGTCTCGAATGGTGTCTGCTACGGAGAATAAACCTAATAGTGATGTTTCTGTCCCAACAAGTACAAGAGTGTCTCCTTTAGAGGAACGTTCTTCAATCACAGAAGACAAGGTGTCAAAGGTTACACCCAATTCTTTAAACCACTTCGGATTTCCTGCGAAGTAACGAGTCCCGCCAATCGTAGCTTCGACTCCTTTACCAGGTACAGCTTTAAACGCTTCCCCATCAAGCGTATCAAGACCCCGTTCATCCACGTAAGTGGTTATAGCGTTGGCGATGGGATGAGTCGAGTACGATTCGATTGTTTTAGCAATCCGTAGAAGTTCCTCTTCGTCTTGAGAGGACTCTACGTGTGTGACGACAGGCTTTCCTTCTGTTAACGTGCCTGTCTTGTCAAAGGCGAAGGCATCGATCGCCCCCATTTGTTCAAGGAACGTGCCACCCTTAATCAGAACACCCCGTTTCGCAGCGTTGCCAATGGCAGACACAATCGCTACTGGTGTAGAGATGACAAGGGCACACGGACAAGCGACAACGAGCAACGTCAATCCGCTATAGAACCACTCACTGAAGCTTCCTAGTCCGAATAATGGTGGGAGGACCATCACGGCTAATGCAAGCAAGAAGACGACTGGGGTGTAAATGCGTGCAAATCGATCAACGAACGCTTCTGTCGGCGCTTTTTGTTCTTGTGCTTCTTCTACAAGATGAATAATCTTCTGAAGGGTCGTATCTTCTACGAGTTTCGTTACCTTTACATCTAACGAGCCTTCCTCGTTCATCGTACCAGCATAGACGGCGTCTCCTACCGTTTTATCAACGGGCATTGACTCACCTGTGATAGGCGCTTCGTTAATACTTGAATACCCAACCGCTATGTTGCCATCGAGCGGAATCTTTTCTCCTGGCTTGATGACCATGACGTCTCCCACTTGTACGCGCTCGACAGGTACCGTAACGAGTTTTCCCTCTTGCTTTAGGACCGCTTCTTGAGGTGCAAGGTCCATCAATCCCCGGATGGAGTCTCTCGTTTTCTCCATGGACCGATTCTGCAACGCGTTCCCGAGTGCAAATAGCCAGACGACCATTGCCCCTTCGAACCATTCTCCAATAAGCGCTGCGCCAATGGCGGCTGACGACATGAGGACATTCATATCTAATGAGCGACTCTTGACCGCATAGTAAGCACTTCGAACAGGCTTCCATCCTCCAATGACGATGGAGGCGGCATAAAGGAGGGTCACAAGAAGGGATGGAAGAGACAGAAGTGAGGCGATAAATCCAGATGCAAGCAGCGCTCCTGATCCAATCATCATCCAGTCACGTCGTTGCTTCTGAGAGGACTCTTCCTTTCCTCCTTCAAGCTCCGCTTCAAACCCTGACTGTTGAACTTGTTTCTTGATTTCCTTTACATTCGAATCATGCGCGATTTTCATTTTCCCTGTTGAGAAATTGACAGATACATAATGAACATAAGATTGCTGACCTAGGTGCTTCTCAATCGTTTTCGCACACGATCCACAATCCATCCCTTGTATGCGATAGGACTCTGTTCCACGCTCTTCTGTTGAGATTGCTTTAAAGCCTAGTTTCTTCACCTCAGCTTCTATGGATGGAAGATGACTAGGATTTTCACTACCTACGACAAGCTTTCCTGAACCATAGTTCACCTGTACAGATTGAATACCTGGCTTTCCACTTAACGCCTTCTCTATCGTCTTGGCGCAAGAAGGGCAATCCATTCCTTCTATGCGATACTCCTCATATTGAAGGTACGGCAACGATTCAGCGGCGGCCGCTATCTCTTCCTCTGCTGAAGAACAACAGGATGATGATGCTTCTTCTTTCGACGAACAGCAGCTCGTTACAACATCAGCCCCATTCGAGCTACAGCAAGCATCCTTTTCTTTCACAGAATCCGAACTACAACAAGATGCTTTCAAATTCTTTCCCATATGCTATTCCCCTCTCATCACACGTTGGCAAGCTTAAGAGATTGGTCTTCACTATGTTGAATCGCAACAGCTACTAGGTCCTTTATGAATGGATTAGACAATGTATAGAACACAAGCTTTCCTTCTTTCCGGTATTCGGCAAGACCAGCCTTTCGAAGCGAGCGAAGGTGATGGGACGCGCTAGCAGTTGTGCAACCGATAATATTTGCCACGTCACACACGCACAGCTCCTCTTCTAACGTGAGCGCATAGGCAATTCTCATCCGGGTCGCGTCTGACAACGCCTTAAAGATTATCTCCATGCCGACTACAGCATCAACGCGAGGCTTTACTCGCTCCACTAACTCCTCGTCATAGCAAAATATATCGCATGTATCTTGTGTTTTCTTCATCATCTTACCTCCTAAATCCCGTTAATCAAACGAACATTTGAATGTTACATTCATCATATGCCTTTCTCCTAAAAACGTCAATCAAATGAAGGTTTGAATGTATTATAGTTCACAATTCCCATAATAATCGTTAGAATAGGAGAAAGTCTTATAGATTGAGACAGCAGTTGGAAGGGGAATGTTTAATGAGAAAACGCGTACTTACGATTGCTGGTTCCGACAGTAGTGGCGGAGCTGGCATTCAAGCAGACTTAAAAACCTTCCATGAACATGGCGTTTATGGAATTTCATCTTTAACAACCGTGGTAGCGATGGACCCGACAAATGGTTGGGCCCATAATGTGTTCCCAATGGAACTTCATACAGTGAACGAACAGTTAAAAACGGCACTATCCTTAAACTTGGATGCACTAAAAACAGGCATGCTTGGCTCTCCTGAC belongs to Pontibacillus halophilus JSM 076056 = DSM 19796 and includes:
- a CDS encoding Gfo/Idh/MocA family protein, whose translation is MIRVALLSGWHVHAQEYAEEALKHPDLSVELIWDEDEQRGKEWAKELGVPFVADLDQVLQDANIEAVIVSSPTNAHPSLISAAAANGKHIFTEKVLAFTAEEAAQLLDEVKDNEVEFMISLPRLTADYYVAAQKAVDDGLLGELTMLRCRVAHDGSVSTDQHPSGWLPESFYDQELCGGGAFIDLGAHPIYLANRFGGVPSGVFGRLHDRTGRGVDDHATAIVEYESGLLATLETSFVSYGSPFQLELYGMEGTVLIEQDCVRMKSRSFGHDEWVTGTDQQALPTPMEQWVDAILNRRPSTITAEDAYWLTVVNEAAALSQREERRVPISGRMVSVPHS
- a CDS encoding heavy metal translocating P-type ATPase; translation: MGKNLKASCCSSDSVKEKDACCSSNGADVVTSCCSSKEEASSSCCSSAEEEIAAAAESLPYLQYEEYRIEGMDCPSCAKTIEKALSGKPGIQSVQVNYGSGKLVVGSENPSHLPSIEAEVKKLGFKAISTEERGTESYRIQGMDCGSCAKTIEKHLGQQSYVHYVSVNFSTGKMKIAHDSNVKEIKKQVQQSGFEAELEGGKEESSQKQRRDWMMIGSGALLASGFIASLLSLPSLLVTLLYAASIVIGGWKPVRSAYYAVKSRSLDMNVLMSSAAIGAALIGEWFEGAMVVWLFALGNALQNRSMEKTRDSIRGLMDLAPQEAVLKQEGKLVTVPVERVQVGDVMVIKPGEKIPLDGNIAVGYSSINEAPITGESMPVDKTVGDAVYAGTMNEEGSLDVKVTKLVEDTTLQKIIHLVEEAQEQKAPTEAFVDRFARIYTPVVFLLALAVMVLPPLFGLGSFSEWFYSGLTLLVVACPCALVISTPVAIVSAIGNAAKRGVLIKGGTFLEQMGAIDAFAFDKTGTLTEGKPVVTHVESSQDEEELLRIAKTIESYSTHPIANAITTYVDERGLDTLDGEAFKAVPGKGVEATIGGTRYFAGNPKWFKELGVTFDTLSSVIEERSSKGDTLVLVGTETSLLGLFSVADTIRDTTVQSIEEMKLLGDKEIVMLTGDHEGTARLIASQAGIDTYYASLLPEDKVTAIQDLQKSGKRVAMIGDGINDAPALATADIGVAMGGAGSDTAMNTADIVLMADHLDMLPKTVSLSQKALAIIKQNVWFSLLTKLLALLLIFPGLLTLWMAVIADTGAALLVILNSMRLIRRNQ
- a CDS encoding ArsR/SmtB family transcription factor; amino-acid sequence: MMKKTQDTCDIFCYDEELVERVKPRVDAVVGMEIIFKALSDATRMRIAYALTLEEELCVCDVANIIGCTTASASHHLRSLRKAGLAEYRKEGKLVFYTLSNPFIKDLVAVAIQHSEDQSLKLANV